The DNA region AGGACGTAGCCGGCCGCGAAACCCACGGCCAACGACAGCTTCCACATGATCGGACCCACCCTCTCCTGGCGGCCTTCTGCCGCATTGCCCTACCCGTTGCTCGGGACGGCGAACCGTCCGCGCCCCCAGCATCCCCGGCTGGCGTCCGGGGCGCGCGCGGGGCACGCCGGACCGGTGGTCCGGGGCGGCCGGGGAAAGCGATTGGCGGACCACCCCCCCGAGTGCGCTAATGTATGTCCCGCAGCGAGCGCCGAGGAGCCCGGGGAACGGGAGCCGAGGCGGAAGCCGATCCCCCATAGCTCAATTGGCAGAGCAGCCGACTGTTAATCGGCAGGTTATTGGTTCGAGTCCAATTGGGGGAGCTCAGGAGAAGTGCCCTTCGGGGGTGTGACTCCTGTGCGTGGTACGGAAGTTGAGTACCGCGATCCCGCATAGCTCAATTGGCAGAGCAGCCGGCTGTTAACCGGCAGGTTATTGGTTCGAGTCCAATTGCGGGAGCTGCGCCGGGTCTGCCCGGTGACTGCTCAGAGCGAAGGCCCCTCGGACGACCGGGGGGCCTTCGTGTTGTCCGGGCCGGTGTCGTGTGCGTCACCCCGTCGCTCCGCAGGCCCCCGCCGCCGGCGTCCGCTGCCGGGAGCCGCCGGCGAGGCGGAGCTCAGGTGGTCGCCTTCCGGTAGAGGTCGGCGACCCGCTGGTCGAAGGCGACGCTGTACGAGGTGCCCGGGGTGTCCCCGCCCTCCTGGTAGCCGCCGATCACGCCGACCACCGTGCCGTCACCGGTGACCCACGGGCTGCCGCTGGTGCCGTCGGTGTAGCCGCCGCAGTCGAAGCGCTCCTGGGTGGCGCTCTGCGAGCTGGTGCGGACCGAGCAGGTGATCGGCTCGTCGCTCTCGTTGGGGTAGCCGGTCACCGAGACCGCCAGCCCGACGCCCCGGCCGGTGCCCAGTGGGTTGCCGCCGACCGCGTCCTCGACCTGCCGGCCGTCGGTCGGGCTGACCGTGACGAAGGCCACGTCGTAGTCGGGGTCGTCGTCCGAGGCCCAGTGCGGGTCGACGGTGATCGACTGCACCTGCCAACTCCCGTACGGAGAGTACCCGTTGCGGTAGCCGGGGGTGAACACCAGGCCGTCCAGCAGGCCGACCCGCTGGTTCTGCACGCAGTGCGCGGCGGTGACCAGCAGGTTGCGCCCGGGGCTGTGCACCACGCTCGCCGTACAGGCCCGGGAGCCCTGCGCGCTGTGGATGGACAGGGTGCCGATCCGGTCGCGGGCCGGGCTCTGCTGGGCGACCTCGGCGTTCGGCGGGTGGTCCGAACCGCCGCCGCACGCGGTGCCGGCGGTCAGCAGCAGGGCGGCCAGCGCGGTCGCTCCGGCCGCACGCGGGGGCGGCACCGGGCGGGGGGCCATCGGCGCTCCGTCTCGTTCCTCGGGGCGGGCATCCGGGCCGTGCGTTCCGCCGTTCGTGAGGAAGATCTACCAGGCCGTGCCCGGCAGCGCCACTGCCGGGTGTTCGATCGGGCTCCGTCAGCCGGTGGCCCGGTCGTAGAGGGCCTGGACCCGGTCGCCGAAGTAGCTGCTGTACGAGGTGTTCGGGCTGTAGCCGCCCTCCTGGTAGCCGCCGATCACGCCCACCACGGTGCCGGTCCTGGTGGCCGGGTCGAAGTCGGTGACCCACGGGCTGCCGCTGGTGCCGCCGGTGTAGTCGGGGCAGTCGATCCGCAGCTGGGTGGCGCTCTGCTCGGAGGTGGTGTTGGCGCAGGTGATCGGGACGTCGCTGCTGCCCGGGTAGCCGGTGACCCGCACCGGGAGCTGGTAACCGCGGTTGACGCCCAGCTTGTTGGCGCCGAGCACCTGTTGCACCTGCTGGCCGTTCTGGGCCTGGACGACGGCGAAGGCGACGTCCGCGTCCGGGTCGGCGTGGTCCTTCCAGCCGTCGTCCACGGTGACCGCCAGCAGCGGCCAGACGCCGCTCGGGGTGTCGCCGTTGCGGTAGCCGGGGACGAAGACCAGGTCGCTGCGCCGGCCGATCTTCGGGTCCCAGACGCAGTGCGCGGCGGTGACGATGAGGTTGAGCCCGGCGCTGTCCACCACACTGGCGGTGCAGAAGTGGTCGCCGTCCGCGTTGCGCGTGAACACCGCGCCGACCAGGCCGTTGAGCACGGTGGGCTTGGCGGTGCGGGTGACCCCGGTTTGCCGGCTCAGCGCCCTCTTGAAGCGCTGCTTGCTCCAGCCGTGGCTGTTCGCGGTGGTGGTCGGCGGTGCCGAGGTGACCGTCGGGGCGACGCTGCCGGGCCGCGCCGCGGTCGTGCAGCCCGCCGCCGCGAGCGCCAGCGCGAGTACCCCGGCCGCCGCTCCCGTCCCACGCATCGTCATCAGCCCAGGCTGCCCTGTCGGGCCCCTCGACCGCCACCCGGGCTCCACCGCCCGGAGGGGCGCACAGCCTCGCGCACTCAGCTGCGCCCCCGGCGCGCACCACGGGTGATCGACCGGCTATGCTGCCCGGGACGGCCTCGCGGGGCCGTCTGCTGCTGCCGTGGCCGTGAACCGGCGCGCGCGGCGGAACCGGGGCGGTAGCTCAGCCGGTTAGAGCAGGGGACTCATAATCCCTTGGTCGTGGGTTCGAGTCCCACCCGCCCCACCTCTGCGACGCGTGACGAGTGTCGTACGACAGTCCACGGACGGCTCCTGAGCTGGAGTTTCACCGCCCGTGACGACGGAAGTCTAGAGCCCGGCCCACTTCTCCCGGCCCGTGGCGCGCCGGAATTCACCCGCCCGGTGGCATCCGGCTCCGATGGCCTTCGGTGGCCGCCTTTCGCCCCCCGGGGACCCCCTGTGAACCGATCGCGTGCCGGCCCCTGGCGTCTTGCGCGGAAAAAGTGATATCACTTTGACAGCTCAAGCAGACACTCGCACTGGGGGGACGGTCCCATGACCACACCGCGTTTCGCCGTCGAGGACGGCCCTGTCATCGAACTGCCGGCTCCGAAGATCACCGAACGGGTCATCGTCGGCGCCGCCGGGCTGCCGGTGCTCGGTGGGGCGCTGCTCGGCGTGCTCGTCGGGTTCGGGGTGCTGATCGCCGGAGGGGTCCAGATCAGCGGCGGCAGCAAGGGGTTGGGGGTCCCGCTGGTGGTCCTCGGGCCGCTGGTGGTGCTCGGCTCGCTGCTGCTGTTGTGCGGGCTGACGGTCGTCTCGCCCGGTGAGGCCCGGGTGGTCCAGCTGCTCGGGCGCTACCGCGGCACCATCCGGGCCGCGGGCCTGACCTGGGTGAACCCGTTCACCAGCCGACGCCGGATCTCCACCCGGATCCGCAACCACGAGACTGACACCACCAAGGTCAACGACGCGGACGGCAACCCGATCGAGATGGCCGCCGTGGTGGTCTGGCAGGTCGAGGACACCGCGATGGCGGTGTTCGAGGTGGACGACTACGTCGACTTCGTCGCCATCCAGACCGAGACGGCCGTGCGGCACATCGCCACCAGCTACCCGTACGACGCCCACCACGAGGGGCAGTTGTCGCTGCGCGACGGCGCGGACGAGGTCGCCCGCAAGCTCTCCGCCGAGATCGCCGCCCGGGTGGCCTCGGCCGGTGTGCGGGTCATCGAGTCCCGGATCACCCGGCTCGCCTACGCGCCCGAGGTCGCCCAGGTGATGCTCCAGCGGCAGCAGGCCGGGGCCGTGGTGGCCGCCCGGCGGCTGATCGTCGAGGGGGCCGTCGGTATGGTCGAGGAGGCGCTGGACCGGCTCGCCGAGCGGGACGTGGTGGAGTTGGACGAGGAGCGCAAGGCCGCCATGGTGAGCAACCTCCTGGTGGTGCTGTGCGGCGACCGGGGCACCCAGCCCGTCGTGAACACGGGCTCCCTCTACCAGTAAGGGCGTGGCGTTGGCGACGGAACGGAAGAAGCTCCTGCTGCGACTGGACCCTTCAGTTCACGACGCGCTGGCCAGGTGGGCGGCGGACGAGCTGCGCAGCACCAACGCCCAGATCGAGTTCGTGCTCCGCCGCGCCCTCACCGACGCCGGCCGGATGCCCAGTGGTGCGGCCGGGCTTCCCCGGCGCGGCCGACCGCCCAAGGAGAGCCCGGAGAGCGGCGGTTCCGACGAGGACTGACCGCGGCGAACCGGGCGCCACGGATCTTTCGGAGAGACCGAGATGGACCTGCCCGTCAATCTGCCCGAGAAGCTCTACCTGCTCGCCTACGACCCGCAGCGCGGGCGGCTCACCCACACGAACAACCTCGACCTGGTCCTGCGGGCGGC from Kitasatospora cathayae includes:
- a CDS encoding trypsin-like serine peptidase encodes the protein MAPRPVPPPRAAGATALAALLLTAGTACGGGSDHPPNAEVAQQSPARDRIGTLSIHSAQGSRACTASVVHSPGRNLLVTAAHCVQNQRVGLLDGLVFTPGYRNGYSPYGSWQVQSITVDPHWASDDDPDYDVAFVTVSPTDGRQVEDAVGGNPLGTGRGVGLAVSVTGYPNESDEPITCSVRTSSQSATQERFDCGGYTDGTSGSPWVTGDGTVVGVIGGYQEGGDTPGTSYSVAFDQRVADLYRKATT
- a CDS encoding trypsin-like serine peptidase; translated protein: MTMRGTGAAAGVLALALAAAGCTTAARPGSVAPTVTSAPPTTTANSHGWSKQRFKRALSRQTGVTRTAKPTVLNGLVGAVFTRNADGDHFCTASVVDSAGLNLIVTAAHCVWDPKIGRRSDLVFVPGYRNGDTPSGVWPLLAVTVDDGWKDHADPDADVAFAVVQAQNGQQVQQVLGANKLGVNRGYQLPVRVTGYPGSSDVPITCANTTSEQSATQLRIDCPDYTGGTSGSPWVTDFDPATRTGTVVGVIGGYQEGGYSPNTSYSSYFGDRVQALYDRATG
- a CDS encoding SPFH domain-containing protein; translated protein: MTTPRFAVEDGPVIELPAPKITERVIVGAAGLPVLGGALLGVLVGFGVLIAGGVQISGGSKGLGVPLVVLGPLVVLGSLLLLCGLTVVSPGEARVVQLLGRYRGTIRAAGLTWVNPFTSRRRISTRIRNHETDTTKVNDADGNPIEMAAVVVWQVEDTAMAVFEVDDYVDFVAIQTETAVRHIATSYPYDAHHEGQLSLRDGADEVARKLSAEIAARVASAGVRVIESRITRLAYAPEVAQVMLQRQQAGAVVAARRLIVEGAVGMVEEALDRLAERDVVELDEERKAAMVSNLLVVLCGDRGTQPVVNTGSLYQ